CAAGATTGCCACATCAGACAATGGcacaaaatttataaataatttctacACAATGCTTTTTAAAGAAAGAGAATTTTGCACCAAAGGTCATGTCTATTCACTGCACAACAAAATGGAGCGGTTAAAAGAAAACACAAACATTTACTTCAAGTGGTTAGGGCTATCATGTTTCAATCCAagttactaaaaatattttggaGTGAATCAATATTTTTTGCTACAGATATCATAAATGTTTTACCCAATATGATTTTACAGTGGTAAACTCCTTCCaaaattctatttaaaaaaagccCAAACTATTTTCAATTCAAAGTGTTTGGGTGTTTATGTTTTGCAACAAACATAATGCCACATAAATCAAAATTTGATGAAAGAGCTTTCAAAtgcattttttagtttaattcttGGTTTTAAGGCTTACAAATTATgtgatttgaaaaataaaaagatttttaTCTAGAGATGTGATTTtctatgaaaatttttttccttACCACTCAGAAGAAAATTCACTACCTAAACCAACACCACTACTCAACCAATTCTCAGACTCTGAGTCTAATGATATCAATACAGAGGACAATCAAGAACACACAGAGCAAGAATTAGCCATCACAAATCCAACACTCACAGCACAACTAGAAACCAGAAGAAGTAGCAGACAAATTACCAAGTCACAACAGTTAAAAGATTATATTGCTCAAATATTAGAAAAGAAGGCTACCTTAGGTCCTGCAATAGACACAAAACCTTATCCTTTCCTTAATTTGTTTACAAACTCACCTGCATTCAATCATTAGTACATTAATTTTGTGGCTGCTTATTTGAAGCTAGAAAGGACAGTAATTGGGTATTTGTTATGCAAACTGAATTAGATACactagaaaataataatatatggatCTAACTGAGTTGCCTTAAAAAAAGCTATTGCATTTAAATTGGTTTTCAGGGTAAAGTACAACTCTAATGGTTTAGTAAACAAATACAAAGTAAGACTTGTGGCAAAGGGGTATAATTAATTGCTTAGGATAAACTACCATGATAGCTTCTCTCCTGTTGTCAAATTGGTAACAGTAAGAGTATTTTTAGCTATTGCAGCCTCAAAGTACACCAATTAGATATCAATAATGTTTATTTACATGGTTATATAGAAGAGGATTTATACATGCAAATTCCTGAAGGTTTCATGGTGCCTAAAGGGAAAGTATACGAACGGATCAAGAGCTTGTATGGGCTTAAATAAGTCGAAAGGCAACGAAATATTAAGCTTACCTCTAAACTTTACTCCTATGGGTTCAAACAATCTCATGCAGACTACTGCCTATTCACTAAAGATTCAAACACTACTTTTCTAGCTCTAATTGTCTACGTGGATGACATTCAAATAGACTACTGCCTATTCACTAAAGGTTCCAACATTACTTTTCTAGCTCTAATTGTCTACATGGATGACATGCTCATTACAGGTCTAGATGAAAAATTAATCAGAGATGTAAAAGCTTATATGCACAATATTTTCACTATTAAGGATCTTGGCCATGTACATTACTTTCTTGGACTCGAAATTGCCAGGTCCAATGAAGGGATGTTCATGCATCAACATAAATATGTTAAAAGGTATTGTCTTTGACACTAGATTACAACATGCCAAAGAAACATATCTTCCTTTTCCCACAAGAGTGAAACTTAATAAAGATGAAGGGGAAATCTTACCTAATCTAGACCAATACAGAAGATTGGTGGGACGTCTATTGTATCTTGGGCTCACCAAACCCAATATTACCCACTCCACGCAACGACTCAATTAGTACATGCAAATACCCCCCAAAACACCATTTTGATGTTGTTCTGCATGTAGTATGTTACCTTAAAGGGAACCCGTAGAAAGGACTATTATTTCCAGCGAATAATAGTTTTCAAGTTTCGGCTTACTATGACTCTGATTGGGCCGCTTGCCCTAGTTCTTACAAGTCCCTCACACGATACTACATTTTTCTGGGCTCCTCTTTAATTTcttggaaaataaaaaaaaataacggTGAGTAGATCATCAGCAGAAGCCAAATACAGAAGTATGCCTGCTACCGTTTGTGAATTATAGTGGATTTCGTACATTCTCCAAGACATGCAAGTTGATCTCCTCCTTCCTAGCTATTCCTCTTCACtgtgataataaaataaagtcgCTCAACATATTACGGCCAACCCAGTGTTCCATGAACGCACGAAATACCTAAAAATCGATTGCCATATTATTTGAAATCAAATAACCAAGAGGCTTCATCTCTACTCATCACATCCCTTCGAAATTTCAACTCGCAGATCGGTTTACAAAATCCCTTGGTACCACAAATTCCTATCGCTTATTTTCCAAGATGAGACTCCCAATGGCTTTGTCGTCTTCATTTTGCAGGGCAGGTTAAGACAATAAAGAAACAACTAATAGTCAAATGGTGTATTTTAATCAAAGCCAAAATACACTGTTTTACTCAGTTCTTAGAAagattctctctctttctcataATTGTACAATAGCTGATAATTTCTGTTATATTTTTCTGTTTGGAATCATCCATGCTCATGTATAAACATGtgtagaaaataaagaaaatataacaTTTTTCCTACTaaacactattttttttttctctttcaaaacagagaaagttaaattattttattaaaagttactatataaattattttttgtaaataaataaaatctaaatctctattaaaatttatctgAAAATACAATTTCACTGAAAACTAAAGTATCCATCGGTGATAGTGTATATGCATACGAATTAGTTTCTTTTATAAgcaaaaaaatccaaaaatttatcttttagttaataatttaagtttttgagatttttttgGCAAACATGAACTACAAAACACTTCCATATATAATTCATAAATATAatgcagtttttttttttaatttaaaaatgtgaGAAATTTCAAAAACCCAAAATTAAATGTGATtcataaagaaaattatatatatatatatatatatatatatatatatatatatatatatatatatatatatatatatatatatatatatatatatatatatatatatatatatatatatattgttgctCTTTTAGCTGATCAAAAAACGCTTACAAGAAGCAAGCAGAAACTTCATCAAGAAACActgaatttctatatttttagaattaaactatttaatttatcaatttgcTTCTATCACATCTCATAGGTCATTTTGTTTatctttttaaattcaaattactaTAATCTTTGAATATTGTAATTATTGAAAGTTTTATCACTTAATTTTATTAGACTATACGGCAAGCAGGAGCAAAATTAACAACAGTGAGAAAtacaacaaaattaaaaattaggaaaAATTAAGTTACATCAACCAGTTAGAGCATACTTTAATAGGAAATAAACAATCTTCAACCGGCGAAAGCCAAATTATTTGAACCAGCAAAAATAATCAACGATATTTTTAATCCTTGAACCACCAATGATGATCAACGATATTTTCAATCCTTGAACCAGTACTAATAATTGACGATAATCAATCTCTTTCCTCTTCAAATACCATAATCTCTGTCAATTTTTCAGATTTTAGTGATGAATCCCTTGATTTATCTTAACTTATAGTCGATCCGTATGTCTTTGTTTACCAATCAGCAGGGCTGCAATGAAGGTTTAGAGAGGTGTGGTGAGGAAGCCATGACGGAAAGGTAGACGGCGTTTGCGGTGGACAGCGATTGCAGTGGAGCTTCACTCGTTCGATACTAAATGACTTCGTCGAGAATGAAtataaaatctataaaaaaCATACTTAAGGATTTCGTTAAATTGAGATAATTCACTAACGGATTACTCTTCCATTAGTGAAAACAATATgatgtaaaaatataattaacataCTAACGAAAATTTAACAGACTATATATCCGTTAGTAATATACTAACGGATCTGCAACGGAAAAGACATCAGTTAGTATTTCACTAACGAAAAtattaacaattattttattccgttaatgaataatataaaatttcaaatccgttagtgaatctattattattactaacgaATTTATTTCTGTTAATAAATTTCGTTAGTAGAGAGAAGAATTTTTGCAGTAGTATACGTCATTTTGTTTCTCTTTTcctttagttttaaaattaaattagtataactttgaatattataattattaatagttttatcatttaattttataattatttatattttaatttattaattttattttttttataatacagaGTGGGAGAAAAATAAAGAGAGCGAAAGAGATAaggaaataaatataaagaatGCAATCGTAAATatagttataaataattataatatttaaagattaaataatagtttaatttaaaattaattaaaaatgaacAGAATGATCGAAGATATATGATAGAAGTAAAATCGATTGATTTAATAGTCTAATATTAAATAcgaagattaaattattattaatataaaatttactaattaaataataaaattttcaattttaaattcaagaaaTTTCCATCAGGATATGGCTCCATGGGCTtgtctttcttttcctttggaTCCAAACTCCAATACACTCTTTTTCGTCCATCTGAAAaggtaataataataagaagaaaCGTGAACGGCTGAGCTTTTCTCGGCCTTGAAAAACAAAGCTTAGTCCATGCCATTATTTTATaggtttaatataatattttaatttattttcttaaattttgagtgataaaaatatttattaagtcAAATAAGATTagcttaattgatttttttgttttaaaattataaaaacgaaaattcattatattttttttcttattaataatgagattttatcattttataaagagagaaaattagaagttgaaaaattttaatttttgtttgaaattttttaaaaattaaatttttaaaaattttaaaagggtaaattgtaatttagtccctctggtttagtgaaatgcaacctttcgtccctctgttttaaaaaatcttcaatttagtcactgtgatttttaaaaactgtaccattagtccctcccgttagattttcagttaaatgaccgttaattttagttaaaaagactaaaatacacattctctcttcttcttcttcctcttcttcttcttcgccttcccgatctccttcttctgcttcttcttcttcttcttctcttttccaatctccttcttcttcctcttcttcttcttctccttcccgatctccttcttctgcttcttaaaATTTTCTCTGAGTGCACTagttcccttttattttactgTTCTTTTTCTTTGTACTGAATCTTTCATATGCAGCTTTAATGACGGGATCTGCTTCCCAAGATGACTCCAATGTATCTCCAATGTATTCTTCATCAGGTGAATGATTAGATAGAACATCTAAAATGGCCATCATTTTAGTTGCTTGCTGCTGTGAAGGGAAGCATTTTAACAATGTAAGTTCTGGTTTGTTCAAGAAGAGTTCAAACTCAGACTCTGTTGGCTCTTCTGTTGGCATATTGATTCTAGCGATCGTTGGCCTATTGGGGAAGTACCCACCAAAAACATACTGGCCAAAATTCACAGCTGCATGATGACCTAAAGTTACCCATATTATGGTTGTTAAGACCTGGATTAAATCTTGTTGGGTTTTTAAGACAGGCCACCATGGTTCATCTTTCTTGTCTTCATGGCCTTTTGTCCTAACGTCTTCCCATCATGCTTGAAGTTCATTGTCAGATACGACCTTGCTTGCGTCTTTGTAGTAGTTGTTCACATAATCAGTAACCCATTGCTTAATTGCCTCCCAAAGCATCAGACCATCATTGGCAAATGGGTAGTCTTTGATTGTTAGCTTCAAGCCATGTTTTGCTGTTGGATCCTCAACTGCCATTCCCCTGAAAAATTAGTAAACGATCAACTAAAATTCCATGCGTGAACTCTCATGGAGTATGCATgcgataaattaaaaaatcaatatacCTGCTGATCAAGTCAGCTGGCAATGCTTCTGTGTCAAAACGCCAGAGCTTGTCATAAGCAACGGAGCTAAGTTCCATGGAGTATTTTCCAGGAGAGAAACTGCTTTCAATGATTCCACCTGCATTAATGAGACTTTCTCGAGCAAGAGCATTGATTTCTATGGTGTATCGGgacggagaagaagaagaaggagaagaagaagaagcagaagaaggagatcgggaagaagaagaagaagaagaagaagaggaaggagaaggagatcggaaaagagaagaagaagaggaagaggaagaggaaggagagagaatgggtattttagtctttttaactaaaattaacggtgattgaactaaaaatctaacgggagggactaatggcatagtttttaaaaattacagtgactaaattgaagattttttaaaacagagggatgaaaggttacatttcactaaactagagggactaaattacagtttacccattttaaaatttttatttaaatttcaaattagcACCAGAAGAGTGTGTTCCTCTATATGTAACATGTCaaccataattttttattattattttcacatGCTCACTTGCTATATCACCCAACTGTGGTAATAGCTTCTCTTCTATTCTCTTCTCCCGATGCACTCTCCTCCCACTATCAAACCGACCCTCTCTAACCTCCAAATGCTTGGATGGACAAACACAAGTTGCCATTGATGGGAAAATTTCATCGATGGATGTTGAGGCATGGAATCCAGGAATCAAAACTACAGTTGCACCTTCTTCAACAATCAAGGAAGGTTCAAGCTAGACTCAACATATTAAGGAGGAAGCTGCCGTGACAACTGATATTGGAAATTTAGATCCCAAAGTTGAAACAGTTTTGGAGGGGACACATAGGATTGATCCTGTGGAGGGGTTGTATCCAGTTCTGAAAAAGATTTAGAAAAAGATGCCATTACTAATCCAACCTCCAAATCCTTAGACAAACACAAGTTGTTGTTGATGGCAAAATTTCATCAATGGACGATGAGGAGATCGCATGTTGGAACATTGAAGGTATGGACATTGAcgcttttaatgaaaatttttgttttcagtGGAAGAACTGCACGCTGTGGTTGAGACACCCAATGAAAGCACTGAAAATCACTGTGATGCATTTGCAGATTTGCGATCTTCACAACAGCCAACTCAAGTAGTTGTTGGAGGTGAAGTTGCGGCAACTGAGAACAAGGTGCATAAgaattttgaaaatgaaaagaaattagTAATTGAAGAGTCGTCAGACCAGATGCTTCCTCATGATTTTGCTCTGGCTCAGTCAACTGTTGATCTAGAGATGGGAGTTGATGAACAAGTTACTGGTTCTGAGCAAAGCTAGTATGCAGAAAGATCCAGGTAAAGTAGAGACCACAAATGCAATTGTGAGCATTGAAATTCACAGCCCGAAAGGTTTAGACTTGGTGTCGTCTCATCAGTCTGCACCTGCACTTGTTGGTGATGAAGTTGTAGAAATGAATAATAAGCTTGATTCATATACTAATTTCGAGGGTCAGGTAGTTATGCGTTTGGACGATGGGATGTTATCATCATCAGGAAATGAACAGCATATAAAGACTGAGGTGGACCCTATGGAAATAGATACGATACTCACACTGCTTCAACTAACAAGGATAAGGTTCATTCAACTGCCAATGTTTCAGATCCTACCCCCGGAGGTGAAGGTGAAAGAACACACAGACAAGAGTGAAGCTTGTGATTCTGATCAGAGTAATCCAAACATAGGGCAGCTGACAAGTTACTCATTTTGAACAGCTTGGAAAAGAAGAAACGGAGGTAGTAGAACAGAACTCAGAGGCCCAGACAGTTTGTGGAAGTAGAAAAACATATACCCTTTTAATATTAGAAAAACATATAATATTGATAATTGACTTGTAATTCCTCtgtaatataatttttgtttattatcttaaaattattgtatttttttataacatataaattaattatcataattctatttaattatattttatttataaaaaatttgagtatttaatagaacttaatatatttaaaatatatataattaaaaagttaatacaaaaaattatattttttaaatatgtgtTAAAAAATAAGATAGATGAAAATTATAGAACATAGGATAGAAATAGGGAATAATTGATAATTGTTTATTCTAAGTtactcaaatttaattataaatagaaaataataaacaatttaatgtttcttttttacttataattttttttaaaacaaaattagtataaattaagaagttataaatattagagatattggaaaaaaattttaaatatttataataatttacattcgaatactttaaattttaaataataaacctaaatcttttcttattatttagttaaatcgaatataaaaaaattaatgataaattataatataatttttaaagttttatattattaataaaatatataattctttaatttaaattttatatttaaattaaatatattttaaatttattttatacaaatatattatattaaataattttttattatataaaacattacatataaataatatatattaaactattttctaaatatttatatttaatattataaattatatatatctattttaaatctaaaaactttattttttattaataatattttaaataaaataaaatattatatattttaaattataaaatttattttttattttaaatttttattaatatttactgtgttatataaaagtgaaaatagAGAGTatataatgaaattaataaaaaatgacattattgtaataaaaatatatatttaaaaattattttattatttaaataaaatttcaaaaattatattataatttactattaacttatataaatttaatttaatttaatatttttaattataattatatattatgccTTTATCGCTCATCGATATATTATCctcataatttcaaaaaaaaaaaaaacaacttttAACACTATCTTTCTTTTAACAATCATTCATATCCTTCTGatttaattatcttcaaaaACATTTTAACTATATACTCAAAACTATTCACTTTTAAAACGACccataagtaaaaaataaataaaaaattaaaatcaccaGAACCTCTGAACTTGAAAACCATAATTAGAAGGAAGCATTTTTGTTTTATTGCTGCATGGCGAAGTTATTACAATGAAGGCCTTTGTAATTATAGAAATACAACATGAATAAtagttttcttttattatacAATGGGGAGAGCTCTCCACTTCTTCCCCCAGAAACTTGACCATGAATGACATGGGCATGCAGAGCAAGTTGTGCAAGAATTTAATCGCAGTAATATCATACAACAGCCACTAAATCTTATTGACTCCTCCGGCAAGCCTCTCAGTTATTCGAGCAACCGCTTGTGCTTGCACCAGGCAATGGCAATTACATACAGGAATACGCTCCCAGTACAGCCTCCGCCGACAGTCCATAGAAACTTTCGCATTCCCATCTCTGTCTCTTCATTGAACAATTCAATGTTGATATTCATGCCGAAAACACCAGCAACAGCAACAAGACAGCTGATCACTAAGGTTGCTGTTGTTAGCATTACGCCCATTTGAAGGAGATGATTCTGTTTGTCATCCAGCATTATATTGATGTAGTCCTCTGTATCATCGACGTACTCCCTCAGCTTCCAAGATGCAACCGGGGCAACATAAAACAGTGATAAATCATTGACTTGTATCGATAAAAGAACATTTACTCGAATATTAGAAAATGAACTTAAACACTGCTGATTATTTGTGTGCAAAATCACAGGCAGCCAAGCGCTCAACACAAAGGGGAATGGTTAAATCCACACCCTTCAAGTTATGTCCAAAACCTTCCCATTTCATCAGAAGGGAACATAATAATTATACAACCATCAGAAGAACCATGTAATTGAGTTACATTAGTGAATAATTTAGCTGCCATTGATAATACCTGATTCAACCGAGCTACTATAACTGGCTGATTCGTGATTTTCATACAACTTCAATGAACATACTCATTTTTCCTCCAATTCTAGAAAAGCCAACAAACCAAGTGCGAAGTTCAAGTTGCTTACCGTGGATAGTTTGTTCAGTGTACCATCAATTTGTACAAAGTATGCCTCCAGTAGCATTTCCAGCTCCTCTACATCAAGGTGCTTACTAATAGCACTTTGTGTGGTACTAGTACGGGTCCCATGGCTTCCCCTACTAAGAGTATGAGAAGCACTAAACAGATGACCTTGTGGATTGTCGGCATTGTGAATATCACCCTCTCTGCTAGTAGAAGCACCATGAGCCTCCAATGAGACTTCAGCAGGAATCCTGATTCAACAAAATGAGAATTCCCAGTG
This region of Manihot esculenta cultivar AM560-2 chromosome 10, M.esculenta_v8, whole genome shotgun sequence genomic DNA includes:
- the LOC110625168 gene encoding lipoxygenase 7, chloroplastic, encoding MELSSVAYDKLWRFDTEALPADLISRGMAVEDPTAKHGLKLTIKDYPFANDGLMLWEAIKQWVTDYVNNYYKDASKVVSDNELQA